Genomic window (Granulicella arctica):
GGACCCGGCAGGCGACGACGGCTTTGCGTCCCCAGGCCAGCGCTTCGTCCAGGTCAGCGCACTGAAGGATCCAGAAGCCACCTATATATTCCTTCGCTTCGAGGTATGGGCCGTCTGTCATAGAGACGTGGCCGTCGGGCTGCTTGTGCAACGACTTAGCGCGGCCTACAGATTCCAGACCGCCTGCAAAGAGCCGGGCTCCAGCGGCATCCATCTCCTCGTTGAGTGCGCCGATGTCACGAATCATCGCTTCCCCTTCCAGCGATGGGTTGTAGTTCTCGGGGTGTTGAATGGCGATAAGATATTGAGGCATGTCTTCTCCTATAAGAGTCCTTCAGGCGGGTTTCTCTTCCCGGCCTTCACTATAACGACGCATGGTTCAGCTAGAATTCGACAATGTAGACCACAATTGTGATCTTTCTTTATTGGCGACGACGTGCACTCTTCGCACACCTGCCAACTCTGTGCGTTTGAACAGCCGAGGTCGACGGTTTTAGCGCTATGCCCCTACCAAATTTGCCTCCCCCTACACTTGGATCACTGAATCGACTCGACCTGTGTCTGCTCACCTGTATGGCTAAGGATGTCGACTAGCGCCAACAGGCCAACGCACTAACCGAGCAAGGATGACGGGCAAACTCAGGATCGGCGTGCGTGCCTACAGGCTCTATGACCGCTAGAATGGCAACCGTGAAAGAGGATGACCTTCCTGATAAACTCTCGCCAGTCTATGGTCTTGCCGGTCCGCATAACGTTGAAGAGCTCTTCTTTACGTGCCAGATCGGTGCGCGATTGTGGCGTGAGTACCATGCGGCGCACCCTGGCTCGCCTGAGAGGCCACCGTAACACCGGAGAACAATCCAGACGTGGGAGGAGCCTCGGCAGCCTATTGGAACCATGTAGGTGATTGGGATAGTTGCAACGAGGTATGAACTAAAGGCCCGTTATGTGCGATAGCCGACCGATTAACCAAGTAGCCTCCATGCGTCCAGTGGGCCGTGAACAACCAATCAATCCCGCGCCTTATTGCGGCGGAGAGGCTGAACGGCGGCGTCATCATCGCGTTTGATGATGGCAAGTGCGCAGTCTATTCAGCGTCTCTCCTCTATACCACCCTGGGCCAGGCTGAGATCGTGAGCACTGAACTAGAAGACGAAACGCCTGCACGGGAATGAAAGAGAGAAACGTTCAGGAGAATCCCTTCGGGGATATGACCCAGCAGGGCAGCATTCCCTCGATGAGTTCAAGCATCAAAGCTTGAATATGCTTACCCCGCAATGCTCCGGAACATTCAGCGAACAAGTCCAACAACAGCTTCGCGACAACGCAGGCCAAGCCCGTCATTCGGGTCATCTATGCAATGGATGCGGCCTTCCGATGAGTTCCCGCTTGGTCAAAGGGGTGTGGATTCCGGAAGAGCATTGGAAGTCGGTTGCCTATCCGTTGACGAACAGAAGAGAGCTTCGCAAAGAGAAATGGCGAGGCTAATCGAATCTGACTCGGTCCACTGCCAGGCATGCCCAGGATGACTGAAGAATTGTTCCGCGAGATCCTCGCAGCCGCAAAGAGGGACATCGAAACCCTCCAAATAGAAAAGACCCTGATTGACAGCGAAGGCGCGCCCACGTCGGCTGAGTGCTCCTCGATTGAAGGTATTCAGGTGGCGCTGAAGTTCCTGGTGTCATCCTTGCAGGCGGAGTTACCTAAATAGCCATGTGTGGTCGCTACTATCATCGATCCGACAAAACAACGCATCACGGAGGCGTTTCGGGCCGGCCGCTTCCGCCTGACTTTGGATTGCATCCGGACTAAAACATCGCTCCGAGTACCATGCAGCCCGTCATCCGGGCTGACGCTGAAACGGGAGAGCGCGTTCTGGCGCTCAAGCGCTGGGGCTGATCCCGGCGAAGATTGCTGATCCCGACTCTTTCAAGATCTATACGACGAGCAAGACCCGTGCCGAGAGCATTCCTGATAAACCTATCTGGAAGCGGCCATTTCAGCATCGTTGTATCTCGCGCCCAGGTGCGCAATGTTTGTCCAGAGCTTTACTTTCGCTGCAATGTATCCTTTGAGGCGAACGTGGTAAAAGAGCAGTATGTTGAAGGATCTGCGTTTGGCCCGCTTTGTGGCGATAGGGATAACTGTCGGAAGCTGCTCACATTTGTCATACCCAGGACAAGCGCAGACTGCTCCCCCACCAAGTACCTTCCCTATACCTCTCCAGACGAACGTACCTCGCTTGGAAGTCAGGCAGCAGATGAGCATGGATCGAGACCTGCTCGAAGTCACGGTTCCTCAGTTGCATGCTCTATACGCGAAGCACCGCTACACAGTAGAACAAGTCACGCGGTGGAACCTGGATCGAATCGCGCGATACAACGGCATATACCGATCGGTGCAAACCGTCGATGTCGAAGGTGCGCTCGCGACGGCACGTCAGGAGGACGCGGACAAGGAAGAAAGACACGCAGCACTGTGGGGTGTCCCCATGGTCATTAAGGCGAACACAGCTGTCAAAGGCATGCCGGATACGGATGGCTGGGAAGGATTCGCAATTCCTGGCCACGCGTTCATCGCGCCGAAAGATGCAACCGTCGTAAGTCGCCTCCGAGCTGCGGGCGCTGTCATTGTCGGGATAACGAATATGCCGGACTTTGCCGCAAGTGATACGAACCGTTCCACAGCCTTTGGACGCACCGGTAACGCATACGATGTCAGGTTCTCACCCGGTGGTTCGTCGGGCGGCACCGTCACCGCCATTACGTCGAACGAGGCGGTATTGGGCACAGGCACTGACACGGGAAACAGCATACGTATGGTCGCCGGGACCAGTGCCGTCGTCGGTCTGTTTCCAACGCGCGGCCTGGTCTCCATCGCAGGCATCGCGCCATTGGACTGGTTGCTGGACAACACGGGTCCGATCGCACGCGACGTGACGGATGCAGCCATTGCGCTTGATGTCATGGCTGGCGAAGATGTGCAGGACTTCAAAACGGCTGGATCTGCCGCGAAGGCGCAGGCTGGTCCGTATACGAAGTACCTGAAGGCAGATGCGCTGAAGGGAAAGCGCTTCGGTATACCGGCGTTCATCTTTCAAAGTAAGGGAACTCCGTTGCAACCCGAGACGAGAGCGATGCTGCTGCTCACGA
Coding sequences:
- a CDS encoding YciI family protein; translated protein: MPQYLIAIQHPENYNPSLEGEAMIRDIGALNEEMDAAGARLFAGGLESVGRAKSLHKQPDGHVSMTDGPYLEAKEYIGGFWILQCADLDEALAWGRKAVVACRVPVEVRAFIRMRPDKS
- a CDS encoding amidase; protein product: MDRDLLEVTVPQLHALYAKHRYTVEQVTRWNLDRIARYNGIYRSVQTVDVEGALATARQEDADKEERHAALWGVPMVIKANTAVKGMPDTDGWEGFAIPGHAFIAPKDATVVSRLRAAGAVIVGITNMPDFAASDTNRSTAFGRTGNAYDVRFSPGGSSGGTVTAITSNEAVLGTGTDTGNSIRMVAGTSAVVGLFPTRGLVSIAGIAPLDWLLDNTGPIARDVTDAAIALDVMAGEDVQDFKTAGSAAKAQAGPYTKYLKADALKGKRFGIPAFIFQSKGTPLQPETRAMLLLTIDLVRKAGAEVVIEEDLLPLSFLEAEKKVNTGLYRRDGAMQWLQSFGPEEYKDDVQYKKATGRSLPPVFTGVSGSLDDLVETASTPPSSTACMPPDSACVASDRSHKQPAQAVLKEDPSARQNYFGPRDAMLQQYVDALDRFHLDGLLYPTAQMPPPDETMPQEGKLSGGPHSETAWVNKIGVPAIALPAGYYPNGLPFGLEMSARPWHDGDLLGWAYGFEQATRLRRPPVLVEGGLTTAGPYRQ